The genomic interval TCAGCGTATTTTGGCAAGAGAGTTCAACCTGACGCACCGAAGGTTAGGCAAGTGAAAATCGGCCGTCGTCGGTCAGTGTGAAGACGCACTCTTTGGCCTGATTTGCAACCGTGATATTTCTTGTGTGTCGCCGCATTTGGGACCGCAGAACGCTCTCGGCATTCTTCGCCTTGAACTCGTAAAGTTCTTTCTCTGCGATGACAGCGTAAATTTCCGCAGCCGTCATCGGCTTGCCAGACGCCTTCAAGACGTCTGCGGCGACTTGGTGAATTGACTTTTTCATGCTTTCTCTTCC from Stieleria varia carries:
- a CDS encoding HTH domain-containing protein, which codes for MKKSIHQVAADVLKASGKPMTAAEIYAVIAEKELYEFKAKNAESVLRSQMRRHTRNITVANQAKECVFTLTDDGRFSLA